The following proteins are encoded in a genomic region of Paraburkholderia sp. BL23I1N1:
- a CDS encoding arsenate reductase ArsC, with protein MSDKVYNVLFLCTGNSARSILAEVQLNVLGGGRFRGYSAGSHPKGEINPLTLQLLKQMRLSTDGLRSKSWDEFATPDAPVMDFVFTVCDRAAGEQCPVWPGQPITAHWGVPDPAAVEGSDDAKMRAFKDAAATLRKRIELFRSLPLASLDRLALKNEVTDIGKSTP; from the coding sequence ATGAGCGATAAGGTCTACAACGTGCTGTTTCTCTGCACGGGCAATTCGGCTCGCAGCATACTCGCCGAGGTTCAATTGAACGTGCTCGGCGGTGGGCGCTTCAGGGGCTACTCCGCTGGCAGTCACCCCAAGGGAGAAATCAACCCGTTGACACTGCAGCTCCTGAAGCAAATGAGACTTTCCACCGACGGACTTCGAAGCAAGTCATGGGACGAATTTGCAACCCCAGATGCGCCGGTGATGGACTTCGTCTTCACGGTGTGCGACCGGGCCGCCGGCGAGCAATGCCCGGTCTGGCCGGGGCAACCCATCACTGCACATTGGGGTGTTCCAGACCCGGCGGCTGTCGAGGGCTCCGACGACGCGAAAATGCGCGCCTTCAAGGATGCTGCCGCGACACTTCGCAAGCGCATCGAACTCTTCAGGAGCCTTCCGCTCGCATCGCTCGACCGTCTTGCTCTGAAGAACGAAGTGACTGATATCGGG